A portion of the Melanotaenia boesemani isolate fMelBoe1 chromosome 2, fMelBoe1.pri, whole genome shotgun sequence genome contains these proteins:
- the LOC121653012 gene encoding immunoglobulin lambda-1 light chain-like isoform X2 — protein MLWTLCTLITALTYVDAAKLVTQTPAVNSVSTGQEVVLNCNIEKPENFYVHWYKQLPGGTPQYILRFYHEHSSPSFGAGFSSDRFNSKSTSNIDYQLVIKQAETADSAVYFCCTWDDSAKENVFGQGTKLIVTSSSLSAPVLTVFPPSSSELQSSKVTLVCLSSQSGPFSDVSWLLAGSPVSSGISTSTAVQRPDQTFQISSSLTIQTSDWNMNKVYTCKVSLGSQTAEKTINKSECPADE, from the exons ATGCTGTGGACCCTCTGCACCCTCATTACTGCTCTAACAT ATGTTGATGCAGCCAAACTGGTGACGCAGACTCCTGCTGTTAACTCAGTTTCTACAGGACAAGAAGTTGTTCTCAACTGTAACATTGAGAAACCTGAAAACTTTTATGTTCACTGGTACAAACAGCTGCCTGGTGGGACTCCTCAGTATATTCTAAGATTTTACCATGAGCACAGTTCACCCAGCTTTGGAGCAGGATTCTCCTCAGACAGATTCAACTCTAAATCTACATCAAACATAGATTATCAGCTTGTTATCAAACAGGCAGAGACAGCAGACTCTGCAGTGTATTTCTGTTGCACATGGGATGACTCTGCTAAGGA gaac GTATTCGGACAAGGAACCAAGCTGATTGTAACAA GCTCCAGTCTCTCTGCTCCTGTCCTGACAGTCTTCCCTCCGTCCAGTTCTGAGCTCCAGTCCAGCAAAGTCACTCTGGTCTGTCTGTCCAGTCAGTCTGGGCCTTTTTCAGATGTGAGCTGGTTGCTTGCTGGGAGTCCAGTAAGCAGTGGGATCTCTACCAGCACTGCTGttcagagaccagaccagactttCCAGATCAGCAGCTCTCTGACCATCCAGACATCAGACTGGAACATGAATAAGGTTTACACATGTAAAGTGTCTTTGGGCTCCCAGACTGCAGAGAAAACCATCAACAAGTCTGAATGTCCTGCTGATGAATAG
- the LOC121653012 gene encoding immunoglobulin lambda-1 light chain-like isoform X1 codes for MLWTLCTLITALTYVDAAKLVTQTPAVNSVSTGQEVVLNCNIEKPENFYVHWYKQLPGGTPQYILRFYHEHSSPSFGAGFSSDRFNSKSTSNIDYQLVIKQAETADSAVYFCCTWDDSAKEFVFGQGTKLIVTSSSLSAPVLTVFPPSSSELQSSKVTLVCLSSQSGPFSDVSWLLAGSPVSSGISTSTAVQRPDQTFQISSSLTIQTSDWNMNKVYTCKVSLGSQTAEKTINKSECPADE; via the exons ATGCTGTGGACCCTCTGCACCCTCATTACTGCTCTAACAT ATGTTGATGCAGCCAAACTGGTGACGCAGACTCCTGCTGTTAACTCAGTTTCTACAGGACAAGAAGTTGTTCTCAACTGTAACATTGAGAAACCTGAAAACTTTTATGTTCACTGGTACAAACAGCTGCCTGGTGGGACTCCTCAGTATATTCTAAGATTTTACCATGAGCACAGTTCACCCAGCTTTGGAGCAGGATTCTCCTCAGACAGATTCAACTCTAAATCTACATCAAACATAGATTATCAGCTTGTTATCAAACAGGCAGAGACAGCAGACTCTGCAGTGTATTTCTGTTGCACATGGGATGACTCTGCTAAGGAGTTT GTATTCGGACAAGGAACCAAGCTGATTGTAACAA GCTCCAGTCTCTCTGCTCCTGTCCTGACAGTCTTCCCTCCGTCCAGTTCTGAGCTCCAGTCCAGCAAAGTCACTCTGGTCTGTCTGTCCAGTCAGTCTGGGCCTTTTTCAGATGTGAGCTGGTTGCTTGCTGGGAGTCCAGTAAGCAGTGGGATCTCTACCAGCACTGCTGttcagagaccagaccagactttCCAGATCAGCAGCTCTCTGACCATCCAGACATCAGACTGGAACATGAATAAGGTTTACACATGTAAAGTGTCTTTGGGCTCCCAGACTGCAGAGAAAACCATCAACAAGTCTGAATGTCCTGCTGATGAATAG